From Streptomyces sp. CMB-StM0423, a single genomic window includes:
- a CDS encoding NADP-dependent oxidoreductase encodes MPRAVRFDGYGGVDVLRVVDVERPVPGPDEVLVRVRAAGINPGESAIREGLLDAMWPATFPSGQGSDLAGVVEERGERVRNVAVGEEVIGYTDRRASHAEYVAVPAANVTPRPPGVPWEAAGALPVVGTTAYAAVRAVGAGPGDTVVVAGAAGGVGTLAAQLARSAGATVIGLAGPHHDDWLAAHGITPVAYGEGVADRVRRAAGDGVPNAFIDTFGADYVRMAVEDLGVRPERVDTLINHTDAERYGTRTDGNAQGASADVLAELAARIADGDLEVPVARTYPLEQVRDAYRELERRHTLGKIVLVP; translated from the coding sequence ATGCCCCGCGCGGTGAGGTTCGATGGCTACGGCGGCGTGGACGTCCTCCGGGTCGTGGATGTCGAACGTCCGGTCCCCGGGCCGGACGAGGTACTGGTCCGGGTGCGGGCCGCCGGCATCAACCCGGGGGAGAGCGCGATCCGGGAGGGCCTGCTCGACGCGATGTGGCCGGCAACGTTCCCCTCCGGCCAGGGCAGCGACCTGGCCGGCGTCGTCGAGGAACGGGGTGAGCGGGTACGGAATGTGGCAGTCGGAGAAGAGGTGATCGGGTACACCGACCGCCGTGCCAGTCACGCCGAGTACGTGGCGGTGCCGGCCGCCAACGTCACGCCGCGGCCTCCGGGCGTTCCGTGGGAGGCCGCCGGCGCCCTGCCTGTCGTCGGCACCACCGCCTACGCCGCGGTGCGGGCGGTGGGAGCCGGACCGGGCGACACCGTCGTGGTCGCCGGCGCGGCCGGCGGCGTCGGCACGCTCGCCGCGCAACTGGCCCGCAGCGCCGGCGCCACCGTGATCGGCCTGGCCGGCCCGCACCACGACGACTGGCTCGCGGCGCACGGCATCACCCCGGTCGCGTACGGCGAGGGCGTCGCCGACCGCGTCCGCCGGGCCGCGGGGGACGGCGTCCCGAACGCGTTCATCGACACCTTCGGCGCCGACTACGTCCGGATGGCCGTCGAGGACCTGGGCGTCCGGCCCGAACGGGTGGATACCCTCATCAACCACACCGATGCCGAGCGTTACGGCACCAGGACCGACGGCAATGCCCAGGGTGCCAGCGCCGATGTGCTGGCGGAGCTGGCCGCCCGGATCGCCGACGGTGATCTTGAGGTCCCCGTCGCCCGCACCTACCCTCTGGAGCAGGTTCGCGACGCCTACCGGGAACTCGAGCGCCGCCACACCCTCGGCAAGATCGTGCTGGTGCCCTGA
- a CDS encoding winged helix-turn-helix transcriptional regulator gives MQRTRFGEMACSIARTLDVIGEPWSPLILRDVWAGVHRFDHIQADLGISRKVLTERLNHLVEQGVLERQPYDARPRYEYHLTGKGADLVEMLMVMARWGDRWLAGEAGPPVLYRHHACGQIGHVDPRCSHCGRPMHADDVDLLPGPGSA, from the coding sequence ATGCAGAGAACGCGGTTCGGGGAGATGGCGTGTTCCATCGCGCGTACCTTGGACGTGATCGGCGAGCCCTGGTCGCCGCTGATCCTGCGTGACGTGTGGGCCGGGGTGCACCGCTTCGACCACATCCAGGCCGACCTCGGGATTTCCCGCAAGGTACTCACCGAACGGCTCAACCACCTGGTCGAGCAAGGGGTGCTCGAACGGCAGCCCTACGACGCCCGCCCCCGCTACGAGTACCACCTCACCGGCAAGGGCGCCGACCTCGTCGAGATGCTCATGGTGATGGCGCGGTGGGGCGACCGCTGGCTCGCCGGCGAGGCCGGGCCTCCCGTCCTGTACCGCCACCATGCCTGCGGGCAGATCGGCCACGTCGACCCGCGCTGCAGTCATTGTGGCCGGCCGATGCACGCCGACGACGTCGACCTCCTCCCAGGCCCGGGTTCGGCCTGA
- a CDS encoding VOC family protein, translated as MTFIRRFDHVGITVADLDAVTAFFVSLGLEADRKMAVEGEFLDTVIGMTDARTEIVMLRPPGGGTTLELSSFTRPDHLPGTPAAPANELGLRNVAFEVHDLQAAVDQAAADGYDLVGGIGAYEGRWRMAYVRGPEGIIVSLAERIEK; from the coding sequence GTGACATTCATCAGGCGGTTCGACCACGTCGGCATCACCGTCGCCGATCTCGACGCCGTGACGGCGTTCTTCGTCAGCCTCGGTCTGGAGGCCGATCGGAAGATGGCCGTCGAAGGCGAGTTCCTCGACACGGTGATCGGCATGACCGACGCCCGCACCGAGATCGTCATGCTGCGACCGCCCGGCGGAGGTACGACGCTGGAACTGTCGAGCTTCACACGGCCGGACCACCTCCCGGGTACGCCTGCCGCGCCTGCCAACGAGTTGGGCCTGCGCAACGTCGCCTTCGAGGTGCACGACCTCCAGGCCGCGGTCGACCAGGCCGCAGCCGACGGCTACGACCTGGTGGGAGGCATCGGCGCATACGAGGGCAGGTGGCGGATGGCCTACGTCCGCGGACCCGAAGGAATCATCGTCTCGCTGGCCGAGCGCATCGAGAAGTAG
- a CDS encoding DUF4345 family protein, translating into MPFGGRFFGMSSLWITVVALLFLGMGLFGLIAPAALMQPFGIELSSPEARGEVRAVYGGFGLAFGSLLGWVALDGSGELQRGIVLAAAVALGGMALGRLVARAVERPSAFYPAWFYFWVEMLGAGLLVALVFG; encoded by the coding sequence ATGCCCTTCGGCGGCAGGTTCTTCGGTATGTCTTCCCTCTGGATAACTGTCGTCGCCCTCCTCTTCCTTGGTATGGGGTTGTTCGGCCTCATTGCGCCCGCTGCGCTCATGCAACCCTTTGGTATCGAGCTCAGCTCCCCGGAAGCACGCGGCGAGGTCCGCGCTGTCTACGGTGGGTTCGGTCTCGCTTTCGGAAGCCTGCTCGGCTGGGTGGCTCTCGATGGTTCCGGTGAGCTGCAACGGGGGATCGTGCTCGCGGCCGCGGTGGCGCTTGGGGGTATGGCCCTGGGGAGACTAGTGGCCCGGGCGGTGGAGCGCCCATCGGCGTTCTATCCTGCCTGGTTCTATTTCTGGGTCGAGATGCTGGGTGCTGGGCTGCTGGTCGCACTTGTTTTCGGGTGA
- a CDS encoding transposase produces MLVPLIPRAVTEQHRAEDRLVINGMVDRLRTGIAWRDLSERCG; encoded by the coding sequence TTGCTCGTTCCGCTGATACCGCGGGCTGTCACAGAGCAGCATCGTGCGGAGGACCGGTTGGTCATCAACGGCATGGTCGACAGGCTCCGAACCGGGATCGCCTGGCGTGACCTGTCGGAACGCTGCGGGTGA
- a CDS encoding DUF4132 domain-containing protein: MGWIGIATGHELTVEGTRRPVLACRTAAGRVLAKVPANVRKDPTAVRLAALCDRLGEHARAVHDRVESWMVRSLPVPAAVFAAVWDDPVWRETVTDLVIAPIVDGAPALGRCELLREGAWRGADAFAIPHPLLLGDELPIWRGRNLTQVVEQVRREVWTRPASMDRRFGVVGTFGYMDARYESGAGFERRVHELGGRIKGDRARFTVHAPEPLGIEIDLDWSGPMSPAYMAELCFTAGGREIDDIAWSEGVRILMALYAGRTVDKTEPVMEAAEAYSHYCDAHQGEPGTVVPSGSTTPARHVLLRAGAVLPGTPAGSDEDTCVAVRYEHSVLDEPVVELVRRAAVGGDKAEKSLYDLDPVAETDGGTVHAGPLGFLASALHRYPAHRAHILATHTGLRAARGLAARKPGLARTALTRTGADLETHAPELLPPFYEECAGILADAGSARFAAAFFEKARAAEDAHALPVDEGALVAAHLAAGPDAAGTATLKKHGKRLAARHPAPGAYRWHRSLLTEWCEEVPDGADHALALADGWAALAKAAWHALGGPEDERAVRALLASGCMESAPQALWKFVLPLLGPMARADAGIGRALLGILPLPAKDTPKAKSAAVSLLLGNLAGAGLTAPFTTSPGLAGAAAKDWLGRLLKLYAGLALPIAGLGDLLHDAGTRLRAEGLTCDAHEAVLGVDEDEVNRWEETAADLPLLDLLLDRGVPLARPRLLHTFKLYDRLAAGTGTDLAAVAADPHWAPLLRDAIVGNVTNQLNVTEPTVPKQTAPETVRALTATPGTAQIVAAILAEHAERVPHQGLPDAHAALCDAERFTLAGVPGPLLDSVWTIATGTDPARALAATLSGGILDELELPAFVPGHVHTITDYLEESGTDLLLIESGRLWEHKFRACVVTPQGVGPAHGFGTYEPISSRSHERTEARDLYDRCLIAVNGRVTVLDHGGPHCPHGSAHPAARPVVPADGERVAFPGGAEATVWRGPGRIIELRDPAGRTIGRYVRGRGRVPEHDGARNIGVVAHHRYAAGTRLVAPPGRWSAMRPRDPEGSGALRAVDEKKAQALIGVADAALAADLMRVLDPESRYAEQDAARDELAGRLRPLLPEITDDSLRQGVTFLVWTAVECRERAFALLERLALTPPPHLRPAPASAAPAVRSEKSHEPDDPGPESAYERIVHFTRAAADVPYDRKIAIFNAPAVKGVENTLGRLGAAVLKAAWGNGGGRALLLKLAAVPELLRTDGTWHVARLRPEYDLMQIHSGRGPIAAAAVADYEKAGHGYAVTALLYTPDGPDPLLFTRNRVVELRTCRGWGDQDRLRRALRLIAENGPPPVDREATVRAFAQATGLSPAQCLILLSTSARTLSWPDGWARGRVAAFHRDDAARARELDLTEIELRIAALSLEALTTTDEAVEVVELLMPDDPADLWRTGPDLDRALAYWTERHPRLTPLTTEQWVTLACGAEDALEALIALLGERPSVLPLGHIARAARLLADRLPKDHLARTTAATRLRDLHAHVTSPDTTLPIAAGVTSVTALERAAGAVAAHLPQSRLAIGEALTLEPAGDGYRVHLRPSRWSDLSALAPALRHGGTTDVALAMDDLRFLRSSEPLEAAARLE, encoded by the coding sequence ATGGGATGGATCGGGATCGCGACGGGCCACGAGCTCACCGTCGAGGGGACGCGGCGGCCGGTGCTCGCCTGCCGGACGGCTGCGGGCCGCGTGCTGGCCAAGGTGCCCGCCAACGTCAGAAAGGATCCGACCGCGGTACGACTCGCCGCCCTCTGCGACCGGCTCGGCGAGCACGCGCGGGCGGTGCACGACCGGGTCGAGTCCTGGATGGTGCGGTCGCTGCCCGTCCCGGCCGCGGTGTTCGCAGCCGTGTGGGACGACCCGGTGTGGCGCGAGACGGTCACTGACCTGGTCATCGCCCCGATCGTCGACGGCGCGCCCGCCCTCGGCCGCTGCGAGCTCCTGCGCGAGGGCGCGTGGAGGGGCGCGGACGCCTTCGCGATCCCGCACCCGCTGCTGCTCGGCGACGAACTGCCTATCTGGCGGGGGCGGAACCTTACGCAGGTTGTTGAGCAGGTACGCCGCGAGGTGTGGACGCGTCCCGCGAGCATGGACCGTAGGTTCGGCGTGGTCGGCACCTTCGGATACATGGACGCCCGCTACGAGAGCGGCGCCGGGTTCGAGCGCCGCGTGCATGAGCTGGGCGGGCGCATCAAGGGGGACAGGGCGCGGTTCACCGTGCACGCGCCCGAGCCGCTCGGCATCGAGATCGACCTCGACTGGAGCGGGCCGATGAGCCCGGCCTACATGGCCGAGCTGTGCTTCACCGCGGGCGGCCGGGAGATTGACGACATCGCCTGGTCCGAGGGCGTCCGCATTCTCATGGCTCTGTACGCGGGCCGCACCGTGGACAAGACGGAGCCGGTGATGGAGGCAGCCGAGGCGTACTCGCACTACTGCGATGCCCACCAAGGCGAGCCCGGCACCGTGGTGCCTTCCGGCAGCACCACCCCGGCGCGCCACGTACTGCTGCGCGCCGGGGCGGTGCTGCCGGGCACGCCCGCCGGCTCCGACGAGGACACGTGCGTCGCCGTCCGCTACGAGCACTCCGTCCTGGACGAGCCGGTCGTCGAACTCGTCCGGCGCGCGGCCGTCGGGGGAGACAAGGCCGAGAAGTCGCTGTACGACCTGGACCCGGTGGCGGAGACCGACGGCGGCACCGTGCACGCGGGCCCGCTCGGCTTCCTCGCGTCCGCCCTGCACCGGTACCCGGCGCACCGCGCCCACATCCTGGCCACGCACACCGGCCTGCGGGCCGCCCGCGGCCTGGCCGCCCGCAAGCCCGGCCTCGCGCGCACCGCGCTCACCCGTACCGGCGCCGACCTGGAGACGCACGCGCCCGAACTGCTGCCGCCGTTCTACGAGGAGTGCGCGGGGATCCTGGCCGACGCGGGCAGCGCCCGCTTCGCCGCCGCCTTCTTCGAGAAGGCCCGCGCCGCCGAGGACGCGCACGCGCTGCCGGTCGACGAGGGTGCGCTCGTCGCGGCGCACCTCGCCGCGGGACCGGACGCCGCCGGAACGGCCACGCTCAAGAAGCACGGCAAGCGGCTCGCCGCCCGGCATCCCGCCCCCGGCGCGTACCGCTGGCACCGCAGCCTGCTTACCGAGTGGTGCGAGGAAGTCCCGGACGGCGCGGACCACGCGCTGGCCCTGGCCGACGGCTGGGCGGCGCTGGCGAAGGCCGCCTGGCACGCGCTCGGCGGGCCCGAGGACGAACGCGCTGTACGGGCCCTGCTGGCGAGCGGCTGCATGGAGTCGGCACCGCAGGCCCTGTGGAAGTTCGTCCTTCCGTTGCTCGGCCCGATGGCACGGGCGGACGCGGGCATCGGCCGCGCGCTCCTCGGCATCCTGCCGCTGCCCGCCAAGGACACCCCCAAGGCGAAGAGCGCGGCAGTGTCGCTCCTCCTCGGCAACCTCGCGGGCGCGGGCCTGACCGCCCCGTTCACCACGTCCCCCGGGCTGGCGGGAGCGGCGGCGAAGGACTGGCTCGGCCGCTTACTGAAGCTGTACGCGGGGCTCGCACTCCCCATCGCCGGTCTCGGCGACCTCCTGCACGACGCCGGTACGCGGCTGCGCGCGGAGGGCCTCACCTGCGACGCCCATGAGGCGGTACTGGGAGTGGACGAGGACGAGGTCAACAGATGGGAGGAGACCGCCGCCGACCTCCCGCTCCTCGATCTCCTCCTGGACCGCGGCGTCCCGCTCGCGCGGCCCCGGCTGCTGCACACGTTCAAGCTGTACGACCGGCTCGCCGCCGGAACGGGCACCGACCTGGCCGCCGTTGCGGCCGACCCGCACTGGGCTCCGCTGCTGCGCGACGCGATCGTGGGCAACGTGACCAATCAGCTCAACGTCACCGAGCCCACCGTCCCGAAGCAGACCGCCCCCGAGACCGTACGGGCCCTGACCGCGACACCCGGAACCGCGCAGATCGTCGCCGCCATCCTGGCCGAGCATGCCGAACGGGTCCCACATCAAGGGCTTCCGGACGCGCACGCCGCCCTGTGCGACGCCGAACGGTTCACCCTCGCCGGAGTCCCCGGCCCCCTCCTGGACAGCGTGTGGACGATCGCGACCGGGACGGACCCGGCCCGCGCCCTCGCCGCCACGCTGAGCGGCGGCATCCTCGACGAACTGGAGCTGCCGGCCTTCGTCCCCGGCCACGTCCACACCATCACCGACTACCTGGAAGAGAGCGGCACCGACCTGCTGCTGATCGAGTCCGGCCGGCTCTGGGAGCACAAGTTCCGCGCCTGCGTCGTCACACCGCAGGGAGTCGGTCCGGCCCACGGCTTCGGCACGTACGAGCCCATCTCCAGCCGTTCCCACGAACGGACCGAGGCGCGCGACCTCTACGACCGCTGCCTGATCGCCGTGAACGGCCGGGTGACCGTACTGGACCACGGCGGCCCGCACTGCCCGCACGGCAGCGCGCACCCCGCCGCCCGCCCCGTCGTACCGGCCGACGGCGAACGGGTCGCCTTCCCCGGCGGCGCCGAGGCCACCGTGTGGCGCGGCCCGGGCCGGATCATCGAGCTGCGGGACCCGGCCGGGCGGACCATCGGCCGCTACGTCCGCGGCCGGGGCCGGGTGCCCGAGCACGACGGTGCCAGGAACATCGGCGTCGTCGCGCACCACCGCTACGCGGCCGGGACCCGCCTGGTCGCGCCCCCCGGCCGGTGGTCGGCGATGCGGCCGCGCGACCCCGAAGGATCCGGGGCGCTGCGCGCCGTCGACGAGAAGAAGGCGCAGGCCCTGATCGGCGTGGCGGACGCCGCGCTCGCCGCCGACCTCATGCGGGTGCTGGACCCCGAGAGCAGGTACGCGGAGCAGGACGCCGCCCGCGACGAGTTGGCGGGACGGCTCCGCCCGCTCCTGCCGGAGATCACCGACGACTCGCTCCGGCAGGGCGTCACGTTCCTGGTGTGGACGGCCGTCGAATGCCGCGAGCGCGCGTTCGCCCTGCTGGAACGCCTGGCGCTGACCCCGCCGCCCCACCTGCGGCCGGCGCCCGCCTCCGCGGCACCCGCGGTCCGGTCCGAGAAGTCCCACGAGCCGGACGATCCGGGGCCTGAGTCCGCGTACGAGAGGATCGTCCACTTCACCCGTGCCGCCGCCGATGTGCCGTACGACAGGAAGATCGCGATATTCAACGCCCCCGCCGTCAAGGGGGTCGAGAACACCCTGGGCCGCCTCGGCGCCGCCGTTCTGAAGGCCGCGTGGGGCAACGGCGGCGGGCGCGCGCTACTTCTGAAACTGGCCGCCGTCCCCGAACTCCTCCGTACCGACGGCACCTGGCACGTTGCCCGGCTGCGCCCGGAGTACGACCTCATGCAGATCCACTCAGGCCGCGGCCCCATCGCGGCCGCCGCCGTTGCCGACTACGAGAAGGCGGGGCACGGATACGCCGTCACGGCGCTCCTCTACACCCCGGACGGCCCCGACCCGCTCCTGTTCACTCGCAACCGCGTCGTCGAGCTGCGGACCTGCCGCGGCTGGGGCGACCAGGACCGGCTCCGGCGGGCACTCCGCCTGATCGCCGAGAACGGACCGCCGCCGGTCGACCGGGAGGCGACCGTGCGGGCGTTCGCCCAGGCCACCGGCCTGTCACCGGCCCAGTGCCTGATCCTGCTGTCCACCTCGGCCCGCACGCTCTCCTGGCCGGACGGCTGGGCCCGAGGCCGCGTCGCCGCCTTCCACAGGGACGACGCCGCCCGCGCCCGCGAACTCGACCTGACCGAGATCGAACTGCGCATCGCCGCGCTCTCCCTGGAGGCGCTCACTACCACCGACGAGGCCGTCGAAGTCGTGGAGCTGCTCATGCCCGACGACCCCGCCGACCTCTGGCGTACGGGCCCCGACCTGGACCGGGCGCTCGCGTATTGGACGGAACGCCACCCGAGGCTCACCCCGCTCACCACCGAGCAGTGGGTTACCCTCGCCTGCGGCGCCGAGGACGCCCTGGAGGCGCTGATCGCCCTGCTCGGCGAGCGTCCGTCCGTACTGCCGCTGGGTCACATCGCCCGCGCTGCGAGGCTTCTGGCCGACCGTCTGCCCAAGGACCACCTCGCCCGTACGACCGCTGCCACCCGTCTGCGTGACCTGCACGCACACGTCACCAGCCCGGACACGACCCTGCCCATCGCCGCCGGGGTCACCTCGGTCACCGCCCTGGAACGAGCCGCCGGAGCGGTCGCGGCCCATCTCCCGCAGAGCAGGCTCGCCATCGGCGAAGCCCTCACCCTGGAGCCCGCCGGAGACGGCTACCGCGTCCACCTCCGCCCGTCCCGCTGGTCCGACCTGTCCGCGTTGGCCCCGGCCCTCCGCCACGGCGGCACCACCGATGTCGCCCTGGCCATGGACGACCTGCGCTTCCTCCGTTCCTCCGAGCCACTGGAGGCCGCGGCCCGGCTGGAGTGA
- a CDS encoding LamG domain-containing protein, giving the protein MPEINRRSFIARSAAVGAAAFATPMFGEGLAAAAPGRPPGLDALTSAWLPRREVVHWPAVSNFWGAVGTGGNVLAIRNFTLAPYLDDGGDSCVLSIDGVPVPTGSARWSAHEITRKAATASGVEVYTATRLAFERNTLLQRITVSNPTATSLVVSVEANPRIARGAMPATWAWDPPRPGGDHTFTARQVSGANLLISDSGSSAVTAFAFAPAPTLAVGPTGGTARWSVAAGQSMTIDTVMEVGQTSTGAPLVDITDATETLAACNATIRRFQATFSAAAEEWRSRWYEAFTPDNGHYSGFLPVLRTDETDIARLYYMAILSVLVCERTNLSPAFSDVLGRPSEGFRGLDRVYVTGSPEWASTVSYFWDTSYCSVILAMLDPQMMKAKTAYWITKDIYAGYAIDWVSGNTVGPWYSANDLSVFTTTLNYVNHSGNLAFLDTTIPGTGKTVQEHLRSIATHWESLVPQGQSLADYGENHNLLEVLPKYTHQVASFNAGNVWMMEQAADLHRRTGDQAAANDLTDKADHLRREVLALYDPENNGVWNCRNNDGATVAVRTVLDFAIAGRLLAPSLSEEQKAAMKRFAATELLVGDWMRALSLSDSQAPVSRTDHGTTGAYDSWPALTAQTFARFGDYPKLLAQLKGFAGVTRRGPFSQSHQLLQIVGVSVADRPALNPAGAVTVSAWICPSQWPTEVWQGSILAKDSWGNRDGGYVLRGGAGGEISFVVALDGRFTEVRTTATIPTSGWHHVAGVYDGEGMQIFIDGVVRATRSATGTPTPSTGTHLVVGNCPSDLSRRFTGSVDEARVYARALSAAEIHAQYAATSPTTGADDSSLALRLPFDEGQGTTTTEAVTDQEFDVDGATWGSGRDGFGAALTFSEEAGSFHAVIASPSGLQCFNNLAGGAFADVIITDLFGYTPDGTTAELRDATTPRGINATLSGVVFNGRRHSITSGPEGLSLT; this is encoded by the coding sequence ATGCCTGAGATCAACCGCCGCTCCTTCATCGCCCGGTCGGCCGCAGTGGGCGCGGCAGCATTCGCCACCCCCATGTTCGGAGAGGGGCTGGCCGCGGCGGCGCCCGGTCGGCCGCCCGGCCTGGACGCGCTGACCAGCGCCTGGCTGCCCCGGCGGGAAGTCGTGCACTGGCCCGCGGTCAGCAACTTCTGGGGCGCGGTGGGAACCGGTGGCAACGTGCTGGCCATCCGCAACTTCACCCTCGCGCCCTACCTCGATGACGGTGGTGACTCATGCGTGCTGAGCATCGATGGAGTGCCGGTTCCCACCGGTAGCGCCCGATGGTCGGCTCATGAGATCACCCGCAAAGCGGCTACCGCGTCCGGCGTGGAGGTTTACACCGCCACCCGGCTGGCCTTCGAACGCAACACGCTGCTGCAGCGCATCACCGTGTCCAATCCCACGGCGACATCCCTGGTGGTGTCGGTCGAAGCCAACCCCCGCATCGCCAGGGGAGCGATGCCGGCCACCTGGGCTTGGGACCCCCCGCGGCCGGGCGGCGACCACACCTTCACCGCGCGCCAGGTATCCGGAGCGAACCTGCTGATATCCGACAGCGGTTCATCCGCGGTAACGGCGTTCGCATTCGCTCCGGCACCGACGCTTGCCGTGGGACCGACCGGCGGGACCGCCCGGTGGTCCGTCGCAGCGGGGCAGTCGATGACGATCGACACCGTCATGGAGGTGGGCCAGACCTCGACGGGCGCCCCGCTCGTGGACATCACCGACGCCACGGAGACGCTGGCCGCTTGCAACGCCACGATCCGCAGGTTCCAGGCGACCTTCTCCGCAGCGGCGGAGGAGTGGAGGAGCCGTTGGTACGAGGCATTCACCCCCGACAACGGCCATTACTCGGGTTTCCTGCCGGTCCTGCGTACGGACGAGACCGACATCGCCCGCCTGTACTACATGGCCATCCTGTCGGTGCTCGTATGTGAGCGCACCAATCTCTCGCCTGCCTTCTCCGACGTACTGGGCCGCCCTTCGGAGGGCTTCCGAGGACTCGACCGCGTCTACGTCACCGGCTCGCCGGAGTGGGCGTCCACGGTCAGCTACTTCTGGGACACCTCCTACTGTTCGGTCATCCTTGCCATGCTCGACCCGCAGATGATGAAGGCGAAAACCGCCTACTGGATCACCAAAGACATCTATGCCGGCTACGCGATCGACTGGGTGTCTGGCAACACGGTCGGACCGTGGTACAGCGCCAACGACCTGAGCGTCTTCACCACGACCCTCAACTACGTCAACCACAGTGGGAACCTGGCCTTCCTCGACACCACGATCCCCGGCACCGGGAAGACCGTCCAGGAACATCTGAGATCCATCGCAACGCACTGGGAGAGCCTGGTGCCGCAAGGCCAGTCCCTGGCCGACTACGGTGAGAACCACAACCTGTTGGAGGTTCTGCCGAAGTACACCCATCAAGTGGCATCGTTCAACGCGGGCAACGTCTGGATGATGGAGCAGGCCGCGGATCTCCACCGCCGCACAGGCGACCAGGCGGCCGCCAATGACCTCACCGACAAAGCGGATCACCTGCGACGAGAGGTCCTCGCACTGTACGACCCCGAGAACAACGGGGTCTGGAACTGCAGAAACAATGACGGCGCAACCGTTGCGGTGCGTACGGTCCTCGACTTCGCCATCGCGGGACGGCTGCTCGCTCCGTCTCTGTCCGAAGAGCAGAAGGCCGCCATGAAGCGCTTCGCGGCCACCGAACTGCTCGTGGGGGACTGGATGCGGGCCTTGTCCCTGTCCGACTCCCAGGCGCCGGTCAGCCGTACCGACCACGGCACCACGGGCGCCTACGACTCCTGGCCCGCGCTCACCGCCCAGACCTTCGCGCGGTTCGGCGACTACCCGAAGCTCCTGGCTCAGTTGAAGGGTTTCGCGGGGGTGACCCGCCGGGGCCCGTTCAGCCAGTCCCACCAGCTCCTCCAGATCGTGGGCGTATCCGTCGCCGACAGGCCGGCGCTGAACCCCGCCGGAGCCGTGACGGTCTCCGCATGGATCTGCCCGTCCCAGTGGCCCACCGAGGTCTGGCAGGGCAGCATCCTCGCCAAGGACTCCTGGGGCAACCGCGACGGCGGCTACGTACTTCGCGGCGGCGCCGGCGGTGAGATCTCGTTCGTCGTCGCCCTCGACGGCCGCTTCACCGAAGTGCGGACGACCGCCACGATCCCCACCTCGGGGTGGCATCACGTGGCGGGTGTCTACGACGGTGAAGGGATGCAGATCTTCATCGACGGCGTAGTCCGGGCCACGCGCTCGGCCACTGGCACACCGACCCCCTCCACCGGAACTCACCTGGTCGTGGGGAACTGCCCGAGCGACCTCAGCCGCCGTTTCACCGGCAGCGTCGACGAAGCCCGTGTCTACGCCCGGGCGCTGTCGGCCGCCGAGATCCACGCCCAGTACGCCGCGACCTCCCCCACGACCGGCGCCGACGACAGCTCCCTGGCGCTCCGGCTGCCCTTCGACGAAGGCCAGGGCACCACGACCACCGAAGCAGTCACGGATCAGGAATTCGACGTCGACGGCGCGACATGGGGCAGCGGCCGGGACGGCTTCGGCGCAGCGTTGACCTTCTCCGAGGAGGCCGGCTCCTTTCACGCGGTCATCGCCTCACCCAGCGGCCTTCAGTGTTTCAACAACCTCGCCGGCGGCGCCTTCGCCGATGTGATCATCACCGACCTCTTCGGCTACACCCCCGACGGCACCACCGCCGAACTTCGGGACGCCACGACCCCCAGAGGTATCAACGCGACCCTGTCCGGAGTCGTCTTCAACGGCAGACGCCATTCGATCACCAGCGGACCCGAAGGACTGTCACTGACCTGA